The DNA sequence AGGCTTGCCTTCTAGTGGCTTTGGATATACACTATGCTCTCTTCTGAAGACGGGGCAGGAatgtgcagctcatttgcatttaaagtgataCGCACCAAAACAGCTATTTTTAGATgccccaaaaatgacattttcagcatattgtaataaataatttgtggggtattttgagctgaaactttacAGACACATTGTGGGGACACCCAAGATCACTATTACATCTTAGAAGCTTTTCTCATGTTTTTAATGGTCTGTACTGGCTATGAATATtttgctttgtttacattttgatAGCCTACAggtaaattattttgaattacgTAATACATAATTTACAATACATATTGAATtacaatacataatacataatttgAATCTGTTAAGGGTCTACTTTCATTTGTGTACACTtacaatttcattaaaatattgtgGTTTTGTAAAATATACAGTGTGCACTTTCAGCTGTCTCAGTCTCTGCAAACTACTTTCTGAAACGCgtcaataaaaaacacaaactcAGAGAATACTTCACACGCAGATATCagaaacatatacatataaacataagGAAAGCTTGaagtgtctacttttaaatgaagtaatGAAACCAATGTGTGAAGTCTTTACCATCTGAGCTCATTATCTGTAATGTGATCATGCCCACGCATGCTATTCATATGGTAATGATCCACGTGAGACGCGTGAGCCTGTAAATGCCCACATCACCTCTGTAAACAAAGAAGCAAGCAAAATTTAGCATTCAAATATGCACTGTATGTTcataaatactattttcaaatgttATCAGAACCGTTTTCAATTTATTAAGGTTTTTTCTCTCTTCAATGCTCACACATTTAAACACAGTTAAAcctgcatacacatactgtatacctTACATGTTGTAGATAAAACACTGTATAGGCAcatttaaagatatatttttcattgttaggcagaaaatgtttgctttttgttgttgtttgtttctttgtttttattgagATTTACATGCTGTGCATTATGAGAAAGTGTTTTACTAtgaattttgtttgtgtttttgtggaaTACTTATTTTCACAAcacagtgtttgtttttgtagagaaattattttattgaaacaCTAGAACTCTAGTACCAGGAGTCCATAATACGTCTCATGCTCATGAATCTCATGCCACCCATATTGCTGAAGCTCCTGTACTCTCCAGGCCTGAAGTACCACTGCCTGCCTCTGTAGTGGGGCTGCTCATACATGAGCCAGTGGCCGTCCATCACATGGCAGGACTGGCAGTGAGGCATACGGTAACGGTCCATGATACTGTCACAGTCATCGGTCATTTCGTACATCTGACCCATGAAGTTCTCCTTCTCATAGATCCTCATTCTGTAGGATCCCCTGTACTGTAATGGAAGAGATGtccattaatttcattttttgtttccCCAACTTCAAATTT is a window from the Carassius gibelio isolate Cgi1373 ecotype wild population from Czech Republic chromosome A9, carGib1.2-hapl.c, whole genome shotgun sequence genome containing:
- the LOC128019756 gene encoding gamma-crystallin M2-like, with translation MMGKVIFYEDRNFQGRSYECMSDCGDFSSYMSRCHSCRVESGCWMMYDRPNYMGNQYFFRRGEYADYMSMFGMSECIRSCRMIPMYRGSYRMRIYEKENFMGQMYEMTDDCDSIMDRYRMPHCQSCHVMDGHWLMYEQPHYRGRQWYFRPGEYRSFSNMGGMRFMSMRRIMDSWY